Proteins co-encoded in one Zootoca vivipara chromosome 3, rZooViv1.1, whole genome shotgun sequence genomic window:
- the CCN2 gene encoding CCN family member 2: MLARMGLLRSFALALVVALWSRDVAGQDCSGQCQCESAPPECPPGVSLVQDGCGCCRVCAKQLGELCTERDPCDPHKGLFCDFGSPANRKIGVCTARDGAPCVFGGMVYRSGESFQSSCKYRCTCLDGAVGCVPLCSMDVRLPSPDCPYPRRVKLPGKCCEEWVCDEPKDKEQTAVGPALAAYRLEDSYGPDLSMMRANCLVQTTEWSACSKTCGMGISTRVTNDNAHCRLEKQSRLCMVRPCEADLEESIKKGKKCIRTPKFSKPIKFELSGCTSVKTYRAKFCGVCTDGRCCTPHRTATLPVEFKCPDGEVMKKRMMFIKTCACHYNCPGDNDIFESIYSRKMYGDMA, translated from the exons ATGCTGGCAAGGATGGGACTCCTTCGCAGCTTCGCCTTGGCGCTCGTCGTCGCCCTCTGGAGCCGG GACGTGGCCGGCCAAGACTGCAGCGGGCAATGCCAGTGCGAATCCGCGCCCCCCGAATGCCCGCCTGGCGTCAGCCTGGTGCAAGACGGCTGCGGGTGCTGCCGGGTGTGCGCCAAGCAGTTGGGTGAGCTGTGCACCGAGAGAGACCCCTGCGACCCTCACAAGGGGCTTTTCTGCGACTTCGGCTCCCCGGCCAACCGGAAGATTGGCGTCTGCACCG CAAGGGACGGCGCCCCCTGTGTCTTTGGAGGCATGGTTTACAGGAGCGGAGAGTCTTTCCAGAGCAGCTGCAAATACCGATGCACTTGCCTGGACGGGGCTGTGGGCTGTGTGCCTCTCTGCAGCATGGATGTTCGCCTGCCCAGCCCCGACTGCCCTTACCCACGAAGAGTGAAGCTGCCAGGCAAATGCTGTGAGGAATGGGTGTGTGATGAGCCCAAAGACAAAGAACAGACTGCCGTTGGACCTGCTCTTGCTG CTTATAGACTGGAAGACTCTTATGGACCTGACCTATCCATGATGCGTGCCAACTGCCTGGTCCAGACCACGGAATGGAGTGCCTGCTCCAAGACTTGCGGAATGGGCATCTCCACCAGAGTTACCAATGACAATGCCCACTGCAGACTGGAGAAGCAAAGCAGGCTTTGCATGGTGAGGCCATGTGAAGCAGACCTGGAGGAGAGCATCAAG AAGGGAAAGAAGTGCATTCGTACTCCCAAGTTCTCCAAGCCTATCAAGTTTGAGCTGTCTGGCTGCACCAGTGTAAAGACCTACCGGGCCAAGTTCTGTGGCGTCTGCACCGATGGCCGATGCTGCACCCCTCACAGAACAgccaccctccctgtggaattcaAGTGTCCCGATGGGGAGGTCATGAAGAAGAGGATGATGTTCATCAAGACCTGTGCATGTCACTACAACTGCCCTGGAGACAACGACATCTTTGAGTCAATCTACTCCAGGAAGATGTACGGAGACATGGCATAA